From the genome of Mycobacterium dioxanotrophicus, one region includes:
- a CDS encoding cupin domain-containing protein — MTLLPDWARELDLSPHPEGGWYRETWRSDLTVSEAALPLGYTGPRNAGTAILFLLMPGQQSAWHTVRSAELWFHHRGSPLELEIGAEQDDAAAQVLGPDIAAGQHPQLLVPPGYWQRARPLDDQPALVSCVVVPGFDFADFALSPAETSD; from the coding sequence GTGACGTTGCTACCGGACTGGGCCCGCGAGCTCGATCTGTCCCCGCACCCCGAGGGCGGTTGGTACCGCGAGACCTGGCGCAGTGACCTGACCGTGAGCGAAGCCGCGCTACCCCTGGGCTATACCGGCCCGCGCAACGCGGGTACCGCGATCCTGTTCCTGCTCATGCCCGGGCAGCAATCGGCCTGGCACACGGTGCGCAGTGCCGAGCTGTGGTTCCATCACCGCGGCAGCCCGCTGGAGCTGGAGATCGGCGCCGAGCAGGACGACGCGGCCGCGCAGGTGCTCGGCCCCGACATCGCGGCTGGGCAGCATCCGCAGTTGCTGGTCCCGCCGGGCTACTGGCAGCGGGCGCGGCCGCTCGATGACCAACCGGCCCTGGTCAGTTGTGTGGTGGTGCCAGGATTCGACTTCGCCGACTTCGCGCTCAGTCCGGCAGAGACGTCAGATTGA
- a CDS encoding GNAT family N-acetyltransferase, producing MSEFVKPVELTGQRWVRLEPLTRAHIPEIDAAAADGELGTLWYTMTPAPGGAEQWVERMLELRAADHGVSFVVRSLDGRLVGSSSYLHVDGPNRRLEIGHTWYVGEARRTGVNAETKLLMLGHAFDELDCVAVEFRTHFFNFASRAAIERLGAKLDGVLRSHQIASDGSRRDTVVYSILDIEWSAARNNLKFRLDQLAG from the coding sequence ATGAGCGAATTCGTCAAGCCCGTGGAACTGACCGGTCAGCGGTGGGTGCGGCTGGAACCGCTCACCCGCGCGCATATCCCCGAGATCGACGCCGCAGCCGCCGACGGTGAGCTGGGCACCCTCTGGTACACCATGACCCCGGCACCCGGTGGGGCCGAGCAGTGGGTCGAGCGCATGCTCGAATTGCGGGCCGCTGACCACGGCGTGAGTTTCGTGGTCCGCAGCCTCGACGGCAGGCTCGTGGGTTCTTCGAGCTATCTGCATGTGGACGGGCCCAACCGCAGGCTCGAGATCGGCCACACCTGGTACGTGGGGGAGGCACGGCGCACGGGCGTCAATGCCGAGACGAAACTGCTGATGCTCGGCCACGCGTTTGACGAGTTGGACTGCGTGGCAGTGGAATTCCGCACCCACTTCTTCAACTTCGCCAGCCGGGCGGCGATCGAGCGGTTGGGCGCCAAGCTGGACGGCGTGCTGCGCAGCCACCAGATCGCGTCCGACGGCTCGCGGCGCGACACCGTGGTGTATTCGATCCTCGACATCGAGTGGTCGGCGGCGCGCAACAACCTGAAGTTCCGGCTCGATCAGCTCGCGGGCTGA
- a CDS encoding VOC family protein: MATRERAPLGAPIWIDLTTSDVERAQQFYGAVFGWTFQTAGPEYGGYVNAALGSRPVAGLMRNDPQWNAPDAWTTYLHTADADATVAAATSAGGQSCVATMDIPDKGRMALLTDPGRGFFGLWQPAGHDGYETADEAGAPAYFQLTTRDYAGSLEFYRTVFGWSTETVSDTDEFRYSTASFNGVPALGVMDGSAFLPEGVPATWTVFFGSDDVDKTIELIVENGGSVVRPAEDTPYGRLAAVTDPTGAAFNLTSLPD; this comes from the coding sequence GTGGCTACCCGTGAGCGTGCGCCGCTGGGCGCGCCCATCTGGATCGACCTGACCACCTCCGACGTCGAGCGCGCGCAGCAGTTCTACGGCGCGGTGTTCGGCTGGACGTTCCAAACCGCAGGCCCCGAGTACGGCGGCTACGTGAACGCTGCTCTCGGGAGCCGGCCGGTCGCCGGACTCATGCGCAACGATCCGCAGTGGAACGCGCCGGACGCGTGGACCACCTACCTGCACACCGCCGACGCCGACGCCACCGTCGCGGCGGCCACGTCGGCCGGCGGCCAGAGTTGTGTCGCGACGATGGATATCCCGGACAAGGGCCGGATGGCGTTGCTCACTGACCCCGGCCGTGGGTTCTTCGGGCTGTGGCAACCGGCGGGCCACGACGGCTACGAGACCGCCGACGAGGCCGGCGCGCCTGCCTACTTCCAGTTGACCACCCGCGACTACGCAGGCTCGCTCGAGTTCTACCGCACAGTGTTCGGCTGGAGCACCGAGACAGTGTCCGACACCGACGAATTCCGGTACAGCACAGCCTCGTTCAACGGGGTGCCGGCGCTGGGGGTGATGGACGGCAGCGCGTTCCTACCCGAAGGTGTGCCCGCGACGTGGACGGTGTTCTTCGGTTCCGACGACGTGGACAAGACCATCGAATTGATCGTCGAGAACGGTGGCTCGGTGGTACGACCGGCTGAGGACACGCCCTATGGGCGCTTGGCCGCCGTGACGGACCCGACCGGTGCCGCGTTCAATCTGACGTCTCTGCCGGACTGA
- a CDS encoding dihydrolipoamide acetyltransferase family protein, translated as MPEITMPRLSDTMEDGVIIAWHKKIGDRVERGEVLAEIETDKAIMELEAYDAGILEHMLAGEGDRVPIGVPIAVIGDGSGTSAVPQAAPPAAPKPEPVAAPKPSAPAVRSDRPKASPLARKVADANGVDLGTVAGSGPGGRIIRKDVDAAALRDETPSTPALPANSDTDEVPLTTLQRVAAKRLTESKQNAPHFYLTAAVDVTALLGFRKTVNDSLDAGGGPKVSVNDFIVRAVASALRSNPGVNVSFGGDTLVRHHGVHIGVAVAVDAGLVVPVVRDADRKSVSQIATETKEMAGRARIGKLRADEMSGGTFTISNLGMYGIEQFAAVINPPEAAILAVGAAADELRLIDGEVVARKILRLTLSADHRAIDGATGAIFLRDLTALLENPLRIVT; from the coding sequence GTGCCTGAAATCACCATGCCCCGCCTCTCCGACACCATGGAGGACGGCGTAATCATCGCGTGGCACAAGAAGATCGGTGATCGAGTCGAGCGCGGAGAAGTCCTCGCCGAGATCGAGACCGACAAAGCCATCATGGAGCTGGAGGCCTACGACGCGGGCATCCTCGAGCACATGCTCGCAGGCGAGGGCGACCGGGTGCCGATCGGTGTCCCGATCGCGGTGATCGGCGACGGCAGCGGCACATCGGCGGTCCCGCAGGCGGCGCCACCCGCCGCACCCAAACCCGAACCTGTTGCGGCGCCGAAGCCTTCCGCGCCGGCCGTGCGGTCCGATCGCCCCAAAGCGTCACCGCTGGCCCGCAAGGTCGCCGACGCCAACGGGGTCGACCTGGGCACCGTCGCCGGCAGTGGCCCCGGTGGCCGCATCATCCGCAAGGACGTTGACGCCGCCGCGCTACGTGACGAAACCCCTTCTACCCCAGCGCTTCCCGCGAACAGCGACACCGATGAGGTGCCGCTGACCACACTGCAGCGCGTCGCGGCCAAGCGCCTGACCGAAAGCAAGCAGAACGCCCCGCACTTCTATCTGACCGCAGCCGTTGACGTCACGGCCCTGCTGGGCTTCCGTAAAACCGTCAACGACAGCCTGGATGCGGGTGGCGGTCCCAAGGTCAGTGTCAACGACTTCATCGTCCGCGCTGTCGCGTCGGCGCTTCGCAGCAACCCCGGCGTCAACGTGTCGTTCGGCGGCGACACCCTGGTGCGCCATCACGGGGTGCACATCGGCGTCGCGGTCGCCGTCGACGCGGGCCTGGTGGTTCCGGTGGTACGCGACGCCGACCGCAAGTCCGTGTCGCAGATCGCCACCGAGACCAAGGAGATGGCCGGGCGGGCCCGCATCGGAAAGCTGCGCGCCGACGAGATGTCCGGTGGCACTTTCACGATCTCCAATCTCGGGATGTACGGCATCGAGCAGTTCGCCGCGGTGATCAACCCGCCGGAGGCCGCAATCCTCGCGGTGGGGGCGGCGGCCGACGAGCTGCGCCTCATCGACGGTGAGGTGGTGGCCCGCAAGATTCTGCGGCTGACGCTGTCGGCTGATCACCGGGCGATCGACGGCGCGACCGGTGCGATCTTCCTGCGTGATCTGACGGCGCTCCTGGAGAACCCGCTGCGCATCGTGACCTGA
- a CDS encoding alpha-ketoacid dehydrogenase subunit beta, producing the protein MSYREALRETLREEMQRDDSVFLIGEEIGVFEGSYKITAGLLDEFGEKRVRDTPIAEEGFVGAAVGAAMLGLRPVVEIMTINFSLLALDQIVNHAAKIYGMFGGQTSVPMVIRTPGGGGQQLGATHSQNIELYYAFVPGLKVVAPSTPADARALMRAAIRDDDPVLFLENLALYNTKGEVPTDLEPAEIGKAAVRREGTDITLIGYSRMAAVATQVARRLHDDDGIDAEVIDLRSLRPLDRETLVESVRKTGCAVIAEDDWLTYGIGAEVAASISDGAFDYLDAPVRRVAAAEVPLPYAKPLEQAALPSAESLYTAARETLAAVGRL; encoded by the coding sequence ATCAGTTATCGTGAAGCGCTGCGCGAAACTCTGCGTGAGGAGATGCAGCGCGACGACTCGGTCTTCCTGATCGGTGAGGAGATCGGGGTTTTCGAGGGCTCCTACAAGATCACCGCGGGGCTGCTCGACGAATTCGGTGAGAAGCGGGTGCGCGACACTCCCATCGCCGAAGAGGGTTTCGTCGGCGCCGCAGTGGGCGCGGCCATGCTCGGGCTGCGGCCCGTTGTCGAGATCATGACGATCAACTTCTCGCTGCTGGCGCTCGACCAGATCGTCAACCACGCCGCCAAGATCTACGGCATGTTCGGCGGCCAGACCAGCGTGCCCATGGTGATCCGCACCCCCGGCGGCGGTGGGCAACAGCTCGGCGCAACGCATTCGCAGAACATCGAGCTCTACTACGCGTTCGTGCCGGGACTCAAGGTTGTCGCACCGAGCACCCCGGCCGACGCCCGTGCGCTCATGCGTGCCGCGATCCGCGATGACGATCCCGTGCTGTTCCTGGAGAACCTCGCGCTCTACAACACCAAGGGTGAAGTGCCGACCGACCTGGAGCCCGCCGAGATCGGCAAGGCCGCGGTCCGGCGGGAAGGTACTGACATCACCCTCATCGGCTATTCCCGCATGGCCGCTGTCGCAACGCAGGTCGCGCGACGGCTGCATGATGACGACGGAATCGACGCCGAGGTCATCGATCTGCGCAGCCTGCGTCCGCTCGACCGCGAAACCCTGGTGGAGTCGGTCCGCAAGACCGGATGCGCCGTCATCGCCGAAGACGACTGGCTCACCTACGGCATCGGCGCCGAGGTTGCCGCGTCCATCTCGGACGGCGCCTTCGACTACCTCGACGCCCCTGTGCGCCGCGTCGCCGCCGCCGAAGTTCCGCTGCCCTACGCCAAACCGCTCGAGCAGGCGGCCTTGCCCTCGGCCGAATCGCTCTACACCGCAGCCCGCGAAACGCTCGCCGCCGTCGGCCGGCTCTGA
- a CDS encoding winged helix-turn-helix transcriptional regulator — translation MLGLLGDEWTLLVAQQALLGATRYTEFMARLPISNSVLTRRLATMTREGLLERREYQQNPSRFEYRLTKRGWSLWPVLVSIWEWERRWVPEHTEPLPAMYHRGCGAACSPVLTCRGCGATTNEKTLTAHWGPSGSWQRSMPVESTRRRTHTDRASGQPDLFPQTMSILGNRWSFAILVASFVGTSRFSTYQELLGAPPGSLTDRLQILTSYGVLEAGDGRYRLTEKGRAVLPILLTALDWAQRWYTTPEGPAVLLTHTSCGAGFTAALTCDQCGEPLRVGAIGVGQPAS, via the coding sequence ATGCTCGGCCTGCTCGGTGACGAATGGACCCTGCTGGTCGCGCAGCAGGCTCTGCTCGGAGCCACCCGCTACACCGAGTTCATGGCGCGGCTGCCGATCTCCAACTCGGTTCTGACGCGTCGCCTGGCCACGATGACCCGTGAGGGCCTGCTCGAACGTCGCGAATACCAACAGAATCCGTCACGCTTCGAGTACCGGCTCACCAAGCGCGGCTGGTCGCTGTGGCCGGTGCTGGTGTCCATCTGGGAGTGGGAACGCCGGTGGGTGCCCGAGCACACCGAGCCGCTGCCTGCCATGTATCACCGTGGCTGCGGCGCCGCGTGTTCCCCCGTGCTGACCTGCCGGGGCTGCGGCGCGACGACGAACGAGAAAACCCTTACCGCGCACTGGGGTCCGAGCGGATCCTGGCAGCGATCCATGCCGGTCGAATCCACCCGCCGGCGCACCCATACCGACCGGGCCTCCGGTCAGCCCGACCTGTTCCCCCAGACGATGAGCATCCTGGGCAACCGGTGGTCGTTCGCCATCCTGGTCGCGAGCTTCGTCGGCACCAGCCGATTCAGCACCTACCAAGAGTTGCTCGGCGCGCCACCGGGATCACTGACCGATCGGCTGCAGATCCTCACCTCCTACGGCGTGCTGGAGGCCGGCGACGGCCGCTACCGCCTCACCGAGAAGGGCCGGGCGGTACTGCCGATCCTGCTCACCGCACTGGACTGGGCGCAGCGGTGGTACACCACGCCCGAGGGCCCGGCAGTGTTGTTGACCCACACCAGCTGCGGCGCCGGATTCACCGCCGCGTTGACGTGCGACCAGTGCGGAGAACCGTTGCGGGTGGGTGCTATCGGGGTCGGTCAGCCCGCGAGCTGA
- a CDS encoding carotenoid oxygenase family protein: MHPEVVAKYLSTLPEDDDHPYRTGPWRPQTTEWNADDLQVIDGEIPADLDGVYLRNTENPLHPAFKVYHPFDGDGMLHIVGFRDGKAFYRNRFIRTDAFQAENDAGGPLWPGIAEPVNLAQRDYGWGARTLMKDASSTDVTVHRGVALSSFYQCGDLYRVDPCTGDMLGKEDWAGDFPKDLGVSAHPKSDDRTGELLFFNYGKQAPYMHYGVVDDTNRLVHYVDVELPGPRLPHDMAFTENYVILNDFPLFWDAGLLKLNAHVPRLHRDLPSRFAILPRRGQPGEIKWFEADPTYVLHFTNAFEDGDEIVLDGFFQGSPEPADDGIDHGMSPRWQRFFRYLSLDGMQTRLHRWRFNLVTGTTREEQLSHSLTEFGMINPEYAGRDYRYTYAATGKPGWFLFDGLVRHDLHTGSEERFAFEDGVYGSETAMAPRAGGTAEEDGYLVTITTDMNADASYCLVFDAARVADGPVCKLALPERVSSGTHCTWASGAELRRWRI; encoded by the coding sequence GTGCATCCCGAAGTCGTCGCCAAGTACCTGTCCACCCTGCCCGAGGACGACGACCATCCGTACCGCACCGGGCCGTGGCGGCCGCAGACCACCGAGTGGAATGCCGACGACCTGCAGGTCATCGACGGTGAGATCCCTGCCGACCTCGACGGTGTATATCTGCGCAACACCGAGAATCCACTGCACCCCGCATTCAAGGTGTATCACCCGTTCGACGGTGACGGCATGCTGCACATCGTCGGATTCCGCGACGGAAAGGCGTTCTACCGCAACAGGTTCATCCGCACCGACGCATTCCAGGCCGAAAACGATGCGGGTGGCCCGCTGTGGCCGGGCATCGCCGAACCCGTCAACCTCGCGCAACGCGACTACGGCTGGGGCGCACGCACATTGATGAAAGACGCATCGAGTACCGACGTCACCGTGCATCGCGGCGTCGCCCTGAGCAGCTTCTACCAGTGCGGGGACCTCTATCGCGTCGACCCGTGCACAGGCGACATGCTCGGAAAAGAAGACTGGGCCGGTGACTTCCCGAAAGATCTCGGCGTGTCGGCGCACCCCAAGTCCGATGACCGCACCGGCGAACTGCTGTTCTTCAACTACGGCAAACAGGCGCCGTACATGCACTACGGCGTGGTCGATGACACCAACCGGCTGGTGCACTACGTCGACGTCGAACTGCCCGGCCCGCGCCTGCCGCACGACATGGCATTCACCGAGAACTATGTGATTCTCAACGACTTTCCGCTGTTCTGGGATGCCGGGCTACTCAAGCTCAACGCGCACGTCCCGCGTCTGCACCGGGACCTGCCGTCGCGGTTCGCGATCCTGCCGCGCCGAGGCCAGCCCGGCGAGATCAAGTGGTTCGAGGCCGACCCCACCTACGTCCTGCACTTCACCAACGCCTTCGAGGACGGCGACGAGATCGTGCTCGACGGGTTCTTCCAGGGCTCGCCCGAGCCCGCCGACGACGGGATCGATCACGGGATGAGCCCACGCTGGCAGCGGTTCTTCCGATACCTGTCCCTCGACGGGATGCAGACCCGCCTGCACCGGTGGCGGTTCAACCTGGTCACCGGCACCACCCGCGAAGAGCAACTGTCCCACAGCCTGACCGAATTCGGCATGATCAACCCCGAATACGCCGGGCGCGACTACCGCTACACGTACGCGGCCACCGGCAAGCCGGGCTGGTTCCTGTTCGACGGGCTCGTCCGCCACGACCTGCACACGGGATCCGAGGAACGGTTCGCCTTCGAGGACGGCGTGTACGGCAGCGAGACGGCGATGGCCCCGCGAGCCGGCGGGACCGCCGAAGAGGACGGCTACCTGGTGACGATCACCACCGACATGAACGCCGACGCGTCCTACTGTCTGGTGTTCGACGCGGCCCGGGTCGCCGACGGGCCGGTGTGCAAACTGGCTCTGCCGGAACGCGTTTCCAGCGGTACCCACTGCACGTGGGCATCGGGTGCCGAGCTGCGCCGGTGGCGGATCTAG